The region ACTCTCTATGTCCATTTTTAGGATGGGGAAGCGTTCCCCAATCTTTTTTTACAACAACCTGTCCATCATAATGATATTCATTGTTTACAGGATCGTTAGTTTTATCTGCATTATAAAATCTATCAACAAAAATTTGGTAATAAACAGTACCGTGTGCCCATTCTGGGGTTTTAAACCCTGCTATTAAAGTAAAATCAACTATTGACCTGTTTTGAAGAACCCCCATTGCGTCATATATAATACTCTTGTTCTTATCTAATAAATTAATTTCAAAATGATATCTTAAAATCCTATCTGGCATATTAAAATTACTTTCAAAATAATAATAATATTCACTTTCTTTATATAAAGTCATTGATTTATGCTGATATCGCTTGGCGTTTTTTTCGGGAGCAAAAATTACATTTCCTACACTCTTACCTAAATACTTTGGTATCCTCAGTCTAACAGTTACAAGATCCCCTAAATCTGGTTCTTCAGGGAAAAGATAAAAACTTGTTTGGTCAGAATAAATCCCTTTCATGATCTCATTGTCCTCCAATTAATTGTATATATAAATTAAACAATAATTTATTTTAACTTAAATTTTTATTTTTTTCTAATTTAAGCAGCTCTTCAACAATCTCTTTTTCCATATTTTCTAGTTCCAATAACTCTTTTTCTAATTTTACTTTTTCCTCCATTAATTCTATAACCTTATTATAATCGTCCCCAAATTCAAAAAGATTAACTTCTACCTTATCTAATTTTTTAAATAAGGTATCAGCTTGTGATCTTACATATAAAAGTTGATTGTTTAAACTTTTAATTCTATTTTTAATTCTATTTTTTTCTTTATAAGAAACATTTTGAACCTTTTTCTTGTCTAATTTGAAAGAAGAACTTTTAATATTATCTAAAATATCATCAAGATTTTCAGACTCGATACTTTCACCATCATCGATCAACAAAAATTTATCTGCAATATTTTTAATGAAATATTCATCGTGAGACACAAAAATTATAGCCCCTTTATATTCTTTAAGAGTCTTTTCTAATGATTGAATAGTTAAAACATCCAGATTATTTGTAGGTTCATCTAAAATCAAAACGTTAGGTTTTTCAAGTAAAATTTTTGCAAGTGCTAGTCTAGTTAATTCTCCACCTGAAAGTTCTTTAACTTTCTTAAAAACTTCCTCACCATAAAAACCAAATCGACCTAGATATTTTCTTACTTCATAATCTTTCCAATTCTGGACTATTTCCCAAGTTTCACTCAATACATCCAAATCATCAGAAAGCTTCTCAACAACTTGATCCAAATATCCTACCTTTATATTATATCCCCATTCTACTTTCCCAGAATAAAAACTTATTTCTCCCAGTAATATTTTCAAAAGAGTTGTTTTTCCACAACCATTTTTTCCTAAAATTGCTAATTTTTCCCCCTCATATAATTCAAACGAGATATTAGTTAATAATTTGTGAAATTTGTCGTAAGAAAAAGAAAGATTTTCCACTTCTATTACCTTATATCCAGTTTTTTCAGGTTGGGGAATTTTTATTTCAATTTCCTTTTCTTGCTCTAGATTTTCAATTTCTTCGTATTCTTTCTTTAACTCTTCTAATTTTCTTTCTCTTATTATAGCTTGTCTCATCATTTTTTCAGTTCCCCATGACCTATATCTCTGAATCATTCTTTCTAGTCTCTGAATTTCTTTTTGTAAGTTTCTTTGACGTGCATTAAGAGAATTAATATAAATTTCTCTAGACGAAAGATATTCTTCATATTTTCCTTTAAATTCCCAAATTTTTG is a window of Defluviitoga tunisiensis DNA encoding:
- the abc-f gene encoding ribosomal protection-like ABC-F family protein, with product MFVRLEDVSHNYGDFYLFYDVNLVINPKDKIALIGKNGSGKTTLLNIIYGNLEPIEGQVIKKNNLNISILKQYRADNDDLSIYNFIKEAVLKDYAEHMVDRITRSLLVGVGFSEEQWDRKVSTLSGGEITRLSLARTLSGKSDLLLLDEPTNHLDLYSIEWLINYLKNYKGAMVIVSHDRAFLRELCDKYWEINNSKIWEFKGKYEEYLSSREIYINSLNARQRNLQKEIQRLERMIQRYRSWGTEKMMRQAIIRERKLEELKKEYEEIENLEQEKEIEIKIPQPEKTGYKVIEVENLSFSYDKFHKLLTNISFELYEGEKLAILGKNGCGKTTLLKILLGEISFYSGKVEWGYNIKVGYLDQVVEKLSDDLDVLSETWEIVQNWKDYEVRKYLGRFGFYGEEVFKKVKELSGGELTRLALAKILLEKPNVLILDEPTNNLDVLTIQSLEKTLKEYKGAIIFVSHDEYFIKNIADKFLLIDDGESIESENLDDILDNIKSSSFKLDKKKVQNVSYKEKNRIKNRIKSLNNQLLYVRSQADTLFKKLDKVEVNLFEFGDDYNKVIELMEEKVKLEKELLELENMEKEIVEELLKLEKNKNLS